In Providencia sneebia DSM 19967, one DNA window encodes the following:
- a CDS encoding exo-beta-N-acetylmuramidase NamZ domain-containing protein, whose translation MKNFLYFLAVFLLSSFGISSLANAEKNEPNHEIVLGVDREAIYGPLLKGKKVALMVNQSSINKDERHTIDKLLSEQEAYNFKVTKLFSVEHGIRGDEDAGFGDNDHVDSQSGLPIISLYGRDEAGRSRAHPTAEQLQDVDIVIYDLQDVGVRFFTYTISMHHLLESLQKYNKEFMVFDRPNPLGDQVYGPLLEEKFISGIGMHPIPMVHGLTSGEFALMIVNEGWLTNGNDTSWQAHGQAEYQFPADKLHVIPMANYQHGMPYHLPRAPSPNLRTDLSIKLYPSLALFEATSVNMGRGSTQPFEQLGFSSDKFYENISYTVDINQEKYGWPQAGKQVYGESLTHLDEKSVKPTISHFTKWWFKFHENGYPLAIEADKEAQYLKYQNDYFVIRPLWLAKLVGNQQFLTMLNESIEKGLSQEQTIDLIEQKWREQNQDYLKLRDKYKLY comes from the coding sequence ATGAAAAACTTTTTATATTTTTTAGCCGTTTTTCTTTTAAGTTCATTTGGTATTTCTTCATTAGCCAATGCAGAAAAGAATGAACCAAACCATGAAATTGTTTTAGGAGTAGATAGAGAAGCGATTTATGGGCCACTTTTAAAAGGTAAAAAAGTGGCATTAATGGTTAATCAAAGCTCCATTAATAAGGATGAAAGACATACGATAGATAAATTATTATCGGAACAAGAAGCTTATAACTTTAAAGTAACAAAGTTATTTTCTGTTGAGCACGGTATTCGAGGAGATGAAGATGCCGGCTTTGGTGATAATGATCATGTTGATAGTCAAAGCGGATTACCGATTATTTCTTTATATGGAAGAGATGAGGCAGGGCGTTCACGTGCTCATCCAACAGCAGAACAATTGCAAGATGTAGATATCGTTATTTATGATTTACAAGATGTAGGTGTTCGTTTTTTTACTTACACTATTTCAATGCATCATTTGCTTGAAAGCCTACAAAAATACAATAAAGAATTTATGGTATTTGATAGACCAAATCCTTTAGGCGATCAAGTTTATGGGCCATTACTGGAAGAGAAGTTTATATCGGGTATTGGTATGCATCCTATTCCAATGGTACATGGTTTAACATCTGGTGAATTTGCATTAATGATTGTGAATGAAGGGTGGTTAACGAATGGTAATGACACCAGTTGGCAAGCACATGGACAAGCAGAATATCAATTTCCTGCAGATAAACTGCATGTGATCCCTATGGCGAATTATCAGCATGGGATGCCATATCATTTACCAAGAGCACCTTCACCGAATTTAAGAACAGATTTATCTATCAAACTTTATCCATCATTGGCATTGTTTGAAGCGACGAGTGTCAATATGGGGCGTGGGTCGACACAACCCTTTGAGCAGTTAGGTTTTTCATCGGATAAATTTTACGAAAACATTAGCTATACCGTAGATATAAACCAAGAAAAATATGGTTGGCCACAAGCGGGTAAACAAGTTTATGGTGAATCATTAACACATCTCGACGAAAAAAGTGTTAAACCTACAATTAGCCATTTTACAAAATGGTGGTTTAAATTTCATGAAAATGGATATCCATTAGCCATTGAAGCAGATAAAGAAGCGCAATACTTAAAGTATCAAAATGATTATTTTGTTATTCGTCCACTTTGGTTAGCTAAATTAGTGGGTAACCAGCAATTTCTTACAATGCTAAATGAATCCATTGAAAAAGGATTAAGCCAAGAGCAAACCATTGACTTGATCGAACAGAAGTGGCGTGAACAAAATCAGGATTATTTAAAATTACGTGATAAATATAAATTGTATTAA
- a CDS encoding SDR family NAD(P)-dependent oxidoreductase codes for MDLNLQQKNALVTGGATGLGRELVRSLVKEGVNVCFTYRSHPEEALALVNELNKPGHITVVAIQTNLGDSREIEDLFHNGLNTFGQFDILINNAAIWLSGLVTDISLDDWDRVMNVNLKSVFHLSQLFVNQCLDKKIAGSILNITSQAAFHGSTTGYSHYAASKAGLVAFSISLAREVAKQNINVNNIAVGIMDTEMIRHNLEKDPQYYLNRIPIGRVANPTEIADIGVFLVSEKASYMTGATLDVTGGMLMR; via the coding sequence ATGGATCTTAATTTACAGCAGAAAAATGCATTAGTAACTGGTGGGGCTACAGGACTGGGTCGGGAATTGGTTCGCTCATTAGTAAAAGAAGGTGTTAATGTCTGCTTCACCTACCGTAGCCATCCAGAGGAAGCTTTAGCATTAGTTAATGAGCTCAATAAACCGGGCCATATTACAGTTGTTGCAATACAAACTAATTTAGGTGACAGCCGAGAAATTGAGGACTTATTCCACAACGGATTAAATACTTTTGGGCAGTTCGATATTCTTATCAATAACGCAGCGATTTGGCTATCCGGTCTCGTTACAGATATATCACTGGATGATTGGGATCGCGTCATGAATGTCAATTTAAAATCAGTATTCCATCTTAGCCAATTATTTGTAAACCAGTGTTTAGACAAAAAAATAGCGGGTTCAATATTAAATATTACTTCACAAGCAGCATTTCATGGCTCAACCACTGGGTATTCACATTATGCAGCAAGTAAAGCAGGGCTTGTGGCATTCTCAATCTCTTTAGCCCGTGAAGTTGCTAAACAAAATATTAATGTGAACAACATTGCCGTAGGCATTATGGATACAGAGATGATCCGCCATAATCTTGAGAAAGACCCTCAATATTACTTAAACCGTATTCCCATCGGCCGAGTCGCTAACCCAACTGAAATTGCAGATATTGGTGTTTTTCTTGTTTCTGAAAAAGCGAGTTACATGACAGGTGCAACCCTTGATGTTACGGGTGGAATGTTAATGCGTTAA
- a CDS encoding PTS sugar transporter subunit IIA, whose translation MLTTLLTPNVIQVVESASDWQDAIQIACNPLINNKFIEQRYVDAIIKSHEKIGPYYVLGPGIAMPHARPEDGVNQLSLGLTVIKQGVKFGSEGNDPIKLLIVLAATDSNSHIGAIAKLAELFDNQDDIDSIMQSENVDDILKIIAKYE comes from the coding sequence ATGCTGACGACATTATTGACCCCGAATGTTATTCAGGTCGTAGAAAGCGCCTCAGATTGGCAAGATGCAATTCAAATTGCTTGCAATCCATTAATTAATAATAAGTTCATCGAACAGAGATATGTTGATGCCATAATCAAATCACACGAGAAAATTGGCCCATATTATGTTTTAGGACCGGGTATTGCTATGCCGCATGCCCGACCTGAAGATGGTGTGAATCAATTATCTCTTGGCTTAACAGTCATAAAACAAGGCGTTAAGTTTGGTTCTGAAGGAAATGATCCCATCAAACTATTAATTGTCCTTGCAGCAACAGATAGCAATAGCCATATCGGGGCGATAGCAAAACTTGCCGAACTTTTTGATAATCAAGACGATATAGACAGCATCATGCAATCAGAAAACGTTGATGACATTTTAAAAATCATCGCTAAATACGAATAA
- a CDS encoding PTS ascorbate transporter subunit IIC, giving the protein MSFFRFLMQDVLSEPAILVGFIALIGLIAQKKPVTECIKGTIKTIMGFVILGAGAGLVVSSLGDFSAIFQHAFGINGVVPNNEAIVSIAQKSFGREMAMIMFFAMLINILIARITPWKFIFLTGHHTLFMSMMIAVILATAGMEGTLLVIVGSLIVGFCMVFFPAIAHPYMKKVTGSDDVAIGHFSTISYVLAGFIGSKFGNKEHSTEDMNVPKSLLFLRDTPVAISFTMFIIFIITCLFAGGDFVREVSGGKNWFMFSLMQSITFAAGVYIILQGVRMVIAEIVPAFKGISDKLVPNAKPALDCPVVFPYAPNAVLVGFLSSFAAGIIGMFVLYALNMTVIIPGVVPHFFVGAAAGVFGNATGGRRGAILGAFAQGLLITFLPVFLLPVLGDIGIANTTFSDADFGAIGILLGIIVR; this is encoded by the coding sequence ATGTCATTTTTTCGTTTTCTGATGCAGGATGTTTTATCTGAACCTGCTATTTTAGTCGGTTTTATTGCACTTATTGGCCTAATCGCCCAGAAAAAGCCCGTTACAGAATGCATTAAAGGCACCATCAAAACCATAATGGGTTTTGTGATCTTAGGTGCTGGTGCGGGCTTAGTTGTTAGCTCATTAGGTGATTTCTCAGCTATTTTCCAACATGCGTTTGGTATTAATGGTGTTGTACCAAATAACGAAGCGATTGTCTCAATTGCACAAAAAAGCTTCGGTCGTGAAATGGCAATGATCATGTTCTTTGCGATGTTAATCAATATTTTGATTGCACGCATTACGCCATGGAAATTTATTTTCCTAACTGGTCATCACACACTATTCATGTCAATGATGATAGCGGTCATTCTAGCAACAGCTGGAATGGAAGGAACCCTGTTAGTCATTGTCGGGTCTCTGATTGTTGGTTTCTGCATGGTCTTTTTCCCAGCCATTGCGCATCCATACATGAAAAAAGTAACTGGTTCAGATGATGTCGCAATCGGGCATTTCTCAACAATTTCCTATGTATTAGCAGGTTTTATTGGCAGTAAATTTGGTAATAAAGAACATTCAACAGAAGATATGAATGTACCTAAAAGTTTACTATTCCTGCGAGATACGCCAGTCGCTATTTCATTCACCATGTTCATTATCTTTATTATTACTTGCCTATTTGCAGGCGGTGATTTTGTCCGGGAAGTGAGCGGTGGCAAAAACTGGTTTATGTTCTCTTTGATGCAATCCATTACCTTTGCTGCCGGGGTCTATATTATCCTGCAAGGTGTGCGTATGGTTATTGCTGAAATTGTTCCTGCATTTAAAGGAATTTCTGACAAATTAGTACCGAATGCAAAACCTGCATTAGATTGTCCTGTTGTTTTCCCTTATGCACCTAATGCGGTATTAGTTGGATTCTTAAGTAGCTTCGCCGCAGGTATTATCGGCATGTTCGTACTATATGCATTAAATATGACGGTTATTATTCCCGGTGTTGTACCGCATTTCTTTGTTGGTGCAGCGGCGGGCGTATTTGGTAATGCAACTGGCGGGCGTCGTGGTGCTATCTTAGGGGCATTCGCTCAAGGATTATTAATTACATTCTTACCTGTATTCCTATTACCTGTTTTGGGCGATATTGGTATTGCGAATACCACATTCAGTGATGCGGACTTTGGTGCTATCGGAATTCTATTAGGTATTATCGTTCGTTAA
- a CDS encoding 2-hydroxyacid dehydrogenase, whose protein sequence is MKCLAIADLFIDQPTMETGLEKLRQHGFEVIVRQWSHPSIEKLQEDNLQIEQNGAEAVALPTDLYDDLQDVELVITQFAPVNKAVIDKLPNLKFIGVLRGGVENINQEYAKSKGIKVMNTPGRNARSVAEFTVGMILAETRNIARAHDALKDKYWRKDFPNADVIPEIGGKTIGLVGFGHIAQLVAKFLKGFDANIIFFDKYVDHIEGYTKIDSLEDLVKKADIISVHARLTPETQNLINDKHFNLMKKTAVIINTARSGLINEHDLLQALKDKRIMGAAIDTFDDEPLKEESAFYLLDNVTITPHMAGSTLDAFSNTPKLFSDIFLKELNK, encoded by the coding sequence ATGAAATGTCTCGCCATTGCAGATTTATTTATTGATCAACCCACTATGGAAACTGGGTTAGAGAAATTACGCCAACATGGTTTTGAGGTTATTGTGCGTCAATGGAGCCACCCTTCCATTGAAAAATTACAGGAAGATAATTTACAAATTGAGCAAAATGGAGCCGAAGCGGTTGCTCTTCCTACCGATCTCTATGATGATTTACAAGATGTTGAGTTAGTTATTACTCAGTTTGCTCCCGTTAATAAAGCCGTTATCGATAAATTACCAAACTTAAAATTTATTGGTGTGTTACGCGGCGGCGTGGAAAATATCAATCAAGAATATGCCAAAAGTAAAGGCATTAAAGTTATGAATACACCGGGTCGTAATGCCCGCAGCGTTGCTGAATTTACGGTCGGTATGATCCTTGCTGAAACACGTAATATTGCCCGTGCTCATGATGCATTGAAAGATAAATATTGGCGAAAAGATTTTCCAAATGCTGATGTTATTCCAGAAATTGGTGGCAAAACAATTGGGTTAGTCGGCTTTGGTCATATTGCTCAATTAGTTGCAAAATTTCTGAAGGGTTTTGATGCAAATATTATCTTCTTTGATAAATATGTTGACCACATTGAAGGATATACAAAAATTGATTCATTAGAGGATTTAGTTAAAAAAGCCGATATTATTTCAGTGCATGCACGTCTAACGCCTGAAACACAAAATTTAATTAATGATAAACATTTTAATTTAATGAAAAAAACAGCCGTTATTATTAATACGGCTCGTTCAGGATTAATTAATGAACATGATTTACTTCAAGCGTTAAAAGATAAACGGATCATGGGAGCAGCAATTGATACTTTTGATGATGAGCCTTTAAAAGAGGAGAGTGCATTTTATTTATTAGATAATGTGACTATCACTCCCCATATGGCGGGTAGCACATTAGATGCATTTAGCAATACACCGAAATTATTTTCCGATATATTTTTAAAAGAATTAAATAAATAA
- a CDS encoding HAD family hydrolase has protein sequence MKNTTSLFSKICILSLSICFSSVALSKTDSLPSWNDGKTKSSIINFVEKTTTEGSPNFVEAKDRIATFDQDGTLWVEHPMYTQFLYVFDRIEQLAKEQPKMKEAEPFKTVLSKDPKKISKLTPEQLNIIAVTALTGMDLEAYNKEVSEWLKKAKDPRWDKHYTELTYQPMVELLNYLRDNGYKTFIVTGGGQNFVRVYSNDVYGIPPEQVMGSSFMTKYSYTKAGKPILLIEPSLLINDDFGGKVRGIELLIGKKPIISVGNSTGDREMLEYTTSGNGLRLGMLVFHDDEVREYAYGPAQGLPDTEVGTFTQSLYDEAMAKNWIVISMKNDWKKIFSFEAQ, from the coding sequence ATGAAAAACACAACATCACTATTTAGTAAAATATGTATTTTATCTCTATCAATATGTTTTAGTTCTGTCGCTTTATCTAAAACTGATTCATTACCTTCATGGAATGATGGAAAAACGAAATCTTCGATTATTAATTTTGTTGAGAAAACAACAACTGAAGGAAGTCCTAATTTTGTTGAAGCTAAAGATCGTATAGCAACATTTGATCAGGATGGTACATTATGGGTTGAGCATCCAATGTACACACAGTTCTTATATGTTTTTGACCGTATAGAACAATTAGCAAAAGAACAGCCTAAAATGAAAGAGGCTGAGCCATTCAAAACGGTTCTCTCTAAAGATCCTAAAAAAATAAGTAAATTAACACCAGAACAGTTAAATATTATCGCTGTAACGGCTTTAACTGGAATGGATTTAGAAGCTTATAATAAAGAAGTTAGTGAGTGGCTGAAAAAAGCAAAAGACCCGAGATGGGATAAACATTATACCGAATTAACTTATCAACCAATGGTCGAGCTGCTTAATTACTTAAGAGATAACGGCTATAAAACATTTATTGTTACTGGTGGCGGTCAAAACTTTGTCAGAGTATATAGCAACGATGTTTATGGAATTCCTCCAGAACAAGTGATGGGTTCTTCATTTATGACAAAATACTCATACACTAAAGCTGGTAAGCCTATTTTGCTGATTGAACCATCATTATTAATCAACGATGATTTTGGTGGCAAAGTAAGAGGTATTGAATTACTTATTGGTAAGAAACCTATTATTTCTGTGGGTAACTCAACCGGTGACCGTGAAATGTTAGAATATACAACATCAGGAAATGGTTTAAGACTGGGTATGTTAGTTTTCCATGATGATGAGGTTCGCGAATATGCTTATGGCCCAGCTCAAGGTCTTCCAGATACAGAAGTTGGAACATTTACTCAAAGCTTGTATGACGAAGCAATGGCAAAAAATTGGATTGTCATCAGCATGAAAAATGATTGGAAAAAAATATTCTCATTTGAAGCTCAATAA
- a CDS encoding PTS sugar transporter subunit IIB yields MKITVVCGNGLGTSLMMEMSIKSILKDLQVNADVDHVDLGSAKGTVSDIFVGTTDIAEQLIAQQVGGEIVALDNMIDKVAMKERITAALQKLGAM; encoded by the coding sequence ATGAAAATCACCGTTGTTTGTGGAAATGGCTTAGGCACCAGTTTAATGATGGAAATGAGCATCAAAAGTATTTTGAAAGATTTGCAAGTTAATGCTGATGTGGATCATGTGGATTTAGGCTCAGCAAAAGGCACTGTCAGTGATATTTTTGTTGGCACAACGGATATTGCAGAGCAATTAATTGCCCAGCAAGTCGGTGGAGAAATTGTCGCTCTTGACAATATGATTGATAAAGTAGCTATGAAAGAACGCATCACTGCTGCATTACAAAAACTTGGGGCGATGTAA
- a CDS encoding PTS galactitol transporter subunit IIC produces MDIINNIIGLGASVMMPIIFFIIALCFGVKIGTAFKAGMLVGIGFVGVGLVINLLLSNLGPASQAMVEKMGLNLTVVDTGWPTASTIGWGSPIMLPVVIGFIAINLVMVIFKLTKTINIDIFNYWIFLLVGSVVYAGTESYWLSIGITYVIFIGTLIAADITAPYLQRNYNLQGISFPHLTCIMYVPFGIVTNFIIEKIPGLNKINLEPETINKKFGVFGEPLTLGFILGLVLALMAGYPISESVALAVTVSAAMLLLPKMIEILVQGLLIVRDAVESKLKKKFPNRDFYIGMDTALLIGEPSVLATGLLLIPMAIVLAFILPGNKVLPFVDLASLMFLLAMVTPFCKRNMFRMFVCGTLVLTSIYYVGTDISKEYTQAAANSNIPVPEGISEMTNIVGGATTPAGWAAVKVGEMIAE; encoded by the coding sequence ATGGACATAATAAACAACATCATCGGCCTCGGGGCCTCCGTCATGATGCCAATTATTTTCTTTATTATTGCATTATGTTTTGGTGTAAAAATCGGCACTGCGTTTAAAGCGGGCATGTTAGTCGGTATTGGTTTTGTCGGTGTCGGCTTGGTTATCAACTTACTTCTTTCCAACTTAGGTCCTGCATCACAAGCCATGGTTGAAAAAATGGGACTGAATCTTACTGTTGTAGATACGGGTTGGCCAACCGCATCGACTATCGGTTGGGGTTCACCTATTATGTTACCTGTCGTTATTGGCTTCATTGCAATTAATCTAGTTATGGTTATTTTTAAATTAACCAAAACAATCAATATTGATATCTTTAATTACTGGATATTCTTATTAGTTGGTTCTGTTGTCTATGCTGGAACAGAAAGTTATTGGTTATCCATCGGCATAACCTATGTTATTTTTATTGGTACATTAATTGCTGCTGATATTACCGCACCTTACCTACAACGCAATTACAACCTACAAGGAATTTCATTTCCACATTTGACCTGTATTATGTATGTACCTTTTGGTATTGTCACAAACTTTATTATAGAAAAAATTCCCGGATTAAATAAAATTAATCTTGAGCCAGAAACAATTAATAAAAAATTTGGTGTATTTGGCGAACCACTCACGCTAGGTTTTATTTTAGGATTAGTACTTGCTTTAATGGCAGGTTATCCAATTAGCGAATCTGTTGCACTAGCAGTTACGGTTTCTGCGGCTATGCTATTACTGCCTAAAATGATCGAAATTCTTGTCCAAGGATTACTTATTGTTCGTGATGCTGTTGAAAGTAAATTGAAAAAGAAATTCCCTAATCGTGATTTTTATATCGGCATGGATACGGCATTATTAATCGGTGAACCATCTGTATTAGCAACAGGCTTACTTCTTATTCCAATGGCGATTGTGCTCGCATTTATCTTACCGGGAAATAAAGTTCTTCCGTTTGTTGACCTTGCCTCTCTTATGTTTTTATTAGCCATGGTAACACCATTTTGCAAACGTAATATGTTCAGAATGTTCGTTTGTGGGACATTAGTGCTTACTTCTATTTATTATGTGGGAACTGATATTTCAAAGGAATATACACAAGCAGCAGCTAATTCAAATATTCCAGTGCCTGAAGGTATATCAGAAATGACAAATATTGTCGGCGGCGCGACAACGCCTGCAGGCTGGGCAGCGGTAAAAGTGGGAGAAATGATCGCTGAATAA